TCCATCATACGGAAGTAGCTGGTGTTGTCCACAACTACAGCGCCGTTTTCAACTGCGATGGGAGCGAATTCCTTGGAGACTGCGGCACCTGCAGAGGAAAGGACCAGGTCCACGCCCTTGAAAGCGTCTGCGCAAGTCAGTTCGACCTTGAGCTTTTCACCCTTGAAGGTGTATTCCTTGCCGACACTGCGTTCGGAAGCGAGGAGCTTGAGGTTCTGAAGAGGGAAGTTGCGCTGTTCCAAAATGGAAAGCAGTTCCTGGCCTACGGCACCGGTGGCGCCCATGATGGCTACGTTACGAATCATTTTTTAACCTTTATTGTTCTTCGGTTTGATTGTTATTGTTTGATTTTAAATTCTCGATATCTTTCCAGAATCGGTTCAGGGCCGCATTCATCTGGCTGATTTGCTTTTGTGCCTGCTCATGCTGAGCTTGTTGCTCCTCGGGATTCTCTACAAGGGTGTAGTTATACAGGGAGTAGGCGGCAAGTCGAACGCTTTCGCTAGCTTTGATAAGCTCGGAATGTGCCTCGCTGGATTCATGGGGATGGAATAAGCCCAAGACCTTTCTGTTCAATGCAGTAGCTGTGTTATTGATAGCAAGGGCCTGTCTGCTACGTGTTTCTCGTTCGGCCTCGTTAATGTTTGCGGCAAGAGGCTCGAACTCGTTGATGGACGTTACGACATCCCGCATGCGCTTGATGACAGTCTCGGCATCGACTAGGTAGTCCTCTAGTCTGCTAAGCTGAGCTTCGCCTTCGATAACAGGCTTGTTTCCGTGGTCCTTTTTTTTGACCTCTGCCTTTGGGGCGGGAAGAATCTTTCCACCTTCGCCTCGGGCGAATGCTGCAATATAGTCCTGGTACTTGGCGTTCATTGCAGCGATTTCCGCTGGGTTGTATTCAGAGGTTGGGATGAACGTAGGACGATCCCAGTAGGCGATGCCTAGGAATCCTGCAAACATGAACACGGAAAGGAAAATATTCCCCGTCTTGGTAGCGAGGTCTTCGCTTTTGATAGCGTAGATGACGAATAGAAACAGTAGGCTTGCGAAGGTGAGCAGAAGCCCGCCATCGCAGTTGTATGTTACGAATGAATTTTTCGCAAAGTAGAAAATGCAGTCCATGGCCACAATCAAAACAGACAAAACCACGCCGGCCAGTTTCTGGGTGCGTGTTTCTGCTGCTGCCGACTGGAGGATTGCCGTAAAGGTAATCCCCAGTGGGAGGATGAACATTAATGCTATTTCTGCGATTTGCTGAGACATTCTCTATTAGAACGGCATTTCTTCGTCAACTTCCTGAGTGGTGCCGTCAAAGGCTCCGCCCTGCTGGAAGTTGTTGTTCTGGTTGTAAGAGTTGTTCTGGCTGTAGTTGGCGCTCTGGTTGAATCCGCCCTGCTGGAAGTTGCCGCCGTTCTGGCCGCGGGGGGTCAGAAGCTGGAAGGTGTCGAGGCTGACTTCGGTAGCATAACGCTTCTGACCGGTGGTCTGGTCGGTCCAGCTACGGTTGGTGAGAGAACCTTCAACATAGAGAGTCATGCCCTTGTGGACGCCAAGCTGTTCCATGGTGTCGGCGACCTTGCCCCAGCCAACGATGTTGTGCCAGTCGGTCTGTTCCTTCTGTTCACCATTGTTGTCGCGGTAGCGGCGGGAAGTTGCGAGAGAGAAGGAGACGCGAGAACGTCCGCCGACCTGGCTCTTGCGATATTCCGGATCCTTGCCGAGGTTACCAATAAGCATCACTTTGTTTAAATATGCCATAAAATATGATTCCTGTTTTTAATTTTTGTTACGGGATAAAGATAAAAAATTTGGATGTCATAAAAGTGTCAATTTGGAGGATGTTGGGCATTAAAGCTTGTTTTGCAAACAGTTGTTGACATTTTTTTTAGCAAATATCTATCTTGAAAGAAAAAATAATCATCAATT
This genomic interval from Fibrobacter sp. contains the following:
- a CDS encoding aspartate-semialdehyde dehydrogenase (catalyzes the formation of 4-aspartyl phosphate from aspartate 4-semialdehyde), whose product is MIRNVAIMGATGAVGQELLSILEQRNFPLQNLKLLASERSVGKEYTFKGEKLKVELTCADAFKGVDLVLSSAGAAVSKEFAPIAVENGAVVVDNTSYFRMMDNVPLVVPEVNACDIPLHKAENGGCGIIANPNCTTIMM
- the ssb gene encoding single-stranded DNA-binding protein, yielding MAYLNKVMLIGNLGKDPEYRKSQVGGRSRVSFSLATSRRYRDNNGEQKEQTDWHNIVGWGKVADTMEQLGVHKGMTLYVEGSLTNRSWTDQTTGQKRYATEVSLDTFQLLTPRGQNGGNFQQGGFNQSANYSQNNSYNQNNNFQQGGAFDGTTQEVDEEMPF